From a region of the Streptomyces venezuelae genome:
- a CDS encoding S8 family serine peptidase, with protein sequence MTLESPSSISGARRVARVAAAAGLVAALAATGAGPVFAATGADTPGTAPAVKSADQKLGSADAELLQQAKAKGDANVTVMVATTPGQTKQVADQLGSVQGASVGRTYDNLGYVRATLPTGKADAALKAAAKLSSVHGIDLRHEIQLPDPRPEADRSTGAVKKTAAETYAAPDKNTPAKNPYNPSFETGAVDFVKDNPQADGRGVTIGIMDSGIDLGHPALQKTTTGERKIVDWVTATDPITDNDATWRPQITPVTSSGGSFTAGGQSWKAPEGSFQWSRFTESITATGDMAGDVNRDGDTTDRFGLLYDAAAGTVRVDTDQDGDFTNNEPMKPYKDGYQIGYFGTDNPATDVAERIPFVIEIRKDVPMDPLGGDWVGKKADFVNVGIIESEHGTHVAGITAANSLFGGQMNGEAPGAKLVSSRACSWSGGCTNVALTEGMIDLVVNRGVDIVNMSIGGLPALNDGNNARSELYKNLIDTYGVQLVISAGNSGPGVNTIGDPALADKVISVGASVSKETWAANYGSGVSTKYNMFPFSSRGPREDGGFTPTISAPGAAINTIQTWLPGAPVKEAGYTLPAGYGMLQGTSMASPQAAGASALLISAAKQHNIKLTPSSLRVALTTSAKKIDGVPAHAQGSGLIDIPGAWESVQRDAKANEFTVQAPVDTAIDQFLKTPGSGTGLYDREGGLKVGQKKVYNVVVTRTTGVKYGTRHDLSWRNNDGTFKVVGGYDYVTLPLNKPVTIKVEANAKTAGVHSGILQLDDETTEGIDKQILTTVVASAPLAAPSFALSQSSTVQRNSHKSYFVTVPPGAKSLEVALSGLAAGAQTRFIAIHPYGTPVDPTATTNCYPNYDNPANTCRPDVRSYPEPTPGVWEIEVEARRTSPVLDNPFKLDVSVLGAAFDPAVKVLPEVKQGTPAPVQWSVKNAGAAISGGKLVGGPLGSAKVAKPTIAPGETQSTEIAVPAGTSRLDVAIGKVSDTAADLDLEVYKDGVKVGSAADGDSEEAVSLVNPAAGTYTVKVIGYAIPSGSTTYDYRDVFFSAALGSVQVDDAAAVNLATGATAQVSANVLVTSAAPEGRQFFGQVQLLNARGTAAGTGSVQIEKVLP encoded by the coding sequence TACGTGCGTGCCACCCTGCCCACCGGCAAGGCGGATGCCGCGCTGAAGGCGGCCGCCAAGCTGTCCTCGGTGCACGGCATCGACCTGCGGCACGAGATCCAGCTTCCGGACCCGCGCCCCGAGGCCGACCGGTCGACCGGCGCGGTCAAGAAGACCGCCGCCGAGACCTACGCGGCGCCGGACAAGAACACCCCCGCGAAGAACCCGTACAACCCGTCCTTCGAGACCGGCGCGGTCGACTTCGTGAAGGACAACCCGCAGGCCGACGGCCGCGGCGTGACCATCGGCATCATGGACTCGGGCATCGACCTCGGTCACCCGGCCCTGCAGAAGACCACCACCGGCGAGCGCAAGATCGTCGACTGGGTCACGGCGACCGACCCGATCACGGACAACGACGCCACCTGGCGCCCGCAGATCACCCCGGTCACCTCCAGCGGCGGCAGCTTCACCGCGGGCGGCCAGAGCTGGAAGGCCCCGGAGGGCAGCTTCCAGTGGAGCCGCTTCACCGAGTCGATCACCGCCACCGGCGACATGGCGGGCGACGTCAACCGCGACGGTGACACCACCGACCGGTTCGGCCTGCTCTACGACGCCGCCGCCGGCACCGTCCGCGTCGACACCGACCAGGACGGCGACTTCACGAACAACGAGCCGATGAAGCCGTACAAGGACGGCTACCAGATCGGCTACTTCGGCACGGACAACCCGGCGACCGACGTCGCCGAGCGCATCCCGTTCGTGATCGAGATCCGCAAGGACGTCCCGATGGACCCGCTGGGCGGTGACTGGGTCGGCAAGAAGGCCGACTTCGTCAACGTCGGCATCATCGAGTCGGAGCACGGCACGCACGTCGCCGGCATCACCGCCGCCAACAGCCTCTTCGGCGGCCAGATGAACGGCGAGGCGCCCGGCGCCAAGCTCGTCTCCTCGCGCGCCTGCTCGTGGTCCGGCGGCTGCACCAACGTCGCGCTGACCGAGGGCATGATCGACCTCGTCGTCAACCGCGGCGTGGACATCGTCAACATGTCCATCGGCGGCCTGCCGGCGCTGAACGACGGCAACAACGCGCGCTCCGAGCTCTACAAGAACCTCATCGACACCTACGGCGTCCAGCTGGTCATCTCGGCCGGCAACTCGGGCCCGGGCGTCAACACCATCGGCGACCCCGCCCTCGCGGACAAGGTCATCTCCGTGGGCGCGTCGGTCTCCAAGGAGACCTGGGCCGCCAACTACGGCTCCGGTGTGAGCACGAAGTACAACATGTTCCCCTTCTCCTCGCGCGGTCCGCGTGAGGACGGCGGCTTCACGCCGACCATCAGCGCCCCCGGCGCGGCCATCAACACCATCCAGACCTGGCTGCCCGGCGCCCCGGTGAAGGAGGCCGGCTACACCCTGCCGGCCGGTTACGGCATGCTGCAGGGCACCTCGATGGCCTCGCCGCAGGCGGCGGGCGCGAGCGCCCTGCTGATCTCGGCCGCCAAGCAGCACAACATCAAGCTGACGCCGTCCTCCCTGCGGGTCGCGCTCACCACCTCCGCCAAGAAGATCGACGGCGTTCCCGCGCACGCGCAGGGTTCGGGTCTGATCGACATCCCCGGCGCGTGGGAGTCCGTCCAGCGCGACGCGAAGGCCAACGAGTTCACCGTCCAGGCGCCGGTCGACACCGCGATCGACCAGTTCCTGAAGACCCCGGGCTCCGGCACCGGCCTGTACGACCGTGAGGGCGGCCTCAAGGTCGGCCAGAAGAAGGTCTACAACGTCGTCGTCACCCGCACCACGGGCGTCAAGTACGGCACCCGGCACGACCTGAGCTGGCGCAACAACGACGGCACCTTCAAGGTCGTCGGCGGCTACGACTACGTCACCCTGCCGCTGAACAAGCCCGTCACCATCAAGGTCGAGGCCAACGCCAAGACGGCCGGCGTCCACAGCGGCATCCTGCAGCTGGACGACGAGACCACCGAGGGCATCGACAAGCAGATCCTGACGACCGTCGTGGCTTCCGCCCCCCTGGCCGCGCCGTCGTTCGCCCTGTCGCAGTCCTCCACCGTGCAGCGCAACTCTCACAAGTCGTACTTCGTGACCGTTCCGCCGGGCGCCAAGAGCCTGGAGGTCGCGCTGAGCGGTCTCGCGGCCGGCGCCCAGACGCGCTTCATCGCGATCCACCCGTACGGCACGCCGGTCGACCCGACGGCCACGACCAACTGCTACCCGAACTACGACAACCCGGCCAACACCTGCCGCCCCGACGTGCGCTCGTACCCCGAGCCGACGCCGGGCGTCTGGGAGATCGAGGTCGAGGCCCGTCGTACGTCGCCGGTCCTGGACAACCCGTTCAAGCTGGACGTCTCCGTGCTCGGCGCGGCCTTCGACCCCGCGGTCAAGGTCCTGCCCGAGGTGAAGCAGGGCACCCCCGCCCCGGTCCAGTGGAGCGTCAAGAACGCCGGCGCGGCCATCTCCGGCGGCAAGCTCGTCGGCGGTCCGCTCGGTTCGGCGAAGGTCGCCAAGCCGACCATCGCGCCCGGTGAGACCCAGTCCACCGAGATCGCGGTCCCCGCGGGCACCTCGCGCCTCGACGTCGCGATCGGCAAGGTGTCCGACACCGCCGCCGACCTCGACCTGGAGGTCTACAAGGACGGCGTGAAGGTCGGCTCGGCCGCCGACGGCGACTCCGAGGAGGCCGTGAGCCTGGTGAACCCGGCCGCGGGCACCTACACCGTCAAGGTGATCGGCTACGCGATCCCGTCCGGCTCCACCACGTACGACTACCGTGACGTGTTCTTCTCGGCCGCCCTGGGCTCCGTCCAGGTCGACGACGCCGCCGCGGTGAACCTCGCCACCGGCGCCACCGCGCAGGTCTCGGCGAACGTCCTGGTCACCAGCGCGGCCCCCGAGGGCCGTCAGTTCTTCGGCCAGGTCCAGCTGCTCAACGCCCGCGGCACCGCCGCCGGCACCGGCAGCGTGCAGATCGAGAAGGTCCTCCCGTAG